From a single Pseudobutyrivibrio xylanivorans genomic region:
- a CDS encoding aminoacyl-histidine dipeptidase, with protein sequence MAVLSNCKPERVFHYFEEICNIPHPSYHEEKISAYLVNFAKEHNLEYYTDDLYNVIMIKEASEGMENVSPIILQGHMDMVAEQEPDCKKDMLTEGLDLEVVDGYVTAKGTTLGGDDGIAVAMALALLEDETLKHPRLEVIITVSEEVGMEGAAGIDVSMIQGRKLLNLDSEEEGHFLAGCAGGCRMELEYPAKKEQVKGTLVSVEVNDCTGGHSGTEIDKGRANASYMVNRILAAALEVSDVNLVEFIGGTKDNAIPRATSAKVIVSADAIKAMETEAAAIKNEYAVTDPEMKIDIKSEGDATVDGVDAEDTKRMIQLLSCMPDGIQAMSHDIEGLVETSLNLGILKLTDEGLNFSCALRSSVDSAKAALMRKVTMVGHAFGCKISTHGQYPAWEYKRESTFRDELVALYEEMTGEKALVETLHAGVECGLLASKLPGLDAVSIGPEMHDIHTPKERLGIASTERIYNYVRRVIETSK encoded by the coding sequence ATGGCAGTTTTAAGTAATTGTAAGCCAGAGAGAGTATTTCATTATTTTGAGGAGATTTGTAACATCCCTCACCCAAGCTATCATGAGGAAAAGATTAGTGCATATCTTGTAAATTTTGCAAAGGAGCACAATCTCGAATATTACACAGACGATTTATACAACGTTATTATGATTAAGGAAGCATCTGAAGGAATGGAGAATGTTTCACCAATCATCCTTCAGGGGCACATGGATATGGTTGCAGAACAGGAACCTGATTGTAAGAAAGATATGCTTACAGAAGGCCTTGATCTTGAGGTTGTAGATGGTTATGTTACAGCAAAGGGCACAACACTTGGTGGTGATGACGGTATTGCTGTTGCTATGGCACTTGCTCTTTTAGAGGATGAGACACTTAAGCATCCACGTCTCGAGGTTATTATCACTGTTTCTGAGGAAGTTGGTATGGAAGGTGCAGCAGGCATTGATGTGTCAATGATTCAGGGCCGTAAGCTTCTCAATCTTGACTCTGAGGAAGAGGGACATTTCCTCGCAGGCTGTGCAGGTGGATGCAGAATGGAGCTTGAATATCCTGCAAAGAAGGAGCAGGTAAAGGGAACTCTCGTTTCTGTAGAGGTTAATGATTGTACAGGTGGTCACTCTGGCACAGAGATTGACAAGGGTCGTGCAAATGCATCATATATGGTAAACAGAATTCTTGCAGCGGCACTTGAGGTTTCAGATGTAAACCTTGTTGAGTTTATTGGTGGAACAAAGGACAATGCAATTCCTCGTGCTACATCAGCAAAGGTTATCGTTTCAGCTGATGCTATCAAGGCTATGGAGACAGAGGCTGCAGCTATCAAGAATGAGTATGCTGTTACAGACCCAGAGATGAAGATTGATATTAAGAGCGAAGGCGATGCAACAGTAGACGGTGTTGACGCTGAAGATACAAAGAGAATGATTCAGCTTCTTTCTTGCATGCCAGATGGAATTCAGGCTATGAGTCACGATATTGAAGGACTTGTGGAGACATCACTTAACCTTGGTATTCTTAAGCTTACAGATGAGGGACTTAATTTCTCATGTGCCCTTAGAAGCTCAGTAGATAGTGCTAAGGCTGCTCTTATGAGAAAAGTGACTATGGTAGGACATGCATTTGGTTGCAAGATTTCTACTCATGGTCAGTACCCAGCATGGGAATATAAGAGAGAGTCAACTTTCAGAGACGAGCTTGTTGCTCTTTACGAGGAAATGACGGGGGAGAAGGCGCTTGTTGAGACTCTTCATGCAGGTGTTGAGTGCGGCCTTCTTGCTTCAAAGCTTCCAGGACTTGATGCTGTATCAATCGGACCAGAAATGCATGATATTCATACTCCAAAGGAGCGCCTTGGAATCGCTTCTACAGAGAGAATATATAACTACGTAAGAAGAGTTATTGAAACAAGTAAGTAA
- the greA gene encoding transcription elongation factor GreA, with the protein MGERLTQGDIDKIQAEIDERKLVIRPKLLEEVKETRAQGDLSENFEYHEAKRAKNMNDSRIRYLEKMLRYAEVVDDTSNDDEVGINNTVTIYIPEDDCEETYKLVTSIRGNSLKGLISIESPLGSAIRGKHVGDKAIVKVNDDYSYEVEIRKIDNSTTDEDDQIKRY; encoded by the coding sequence ATGGGCGAAAGACTTACCCAAGGGGATATTGATAAAATTCAGGCTGAAATCGACGAAAGAAAGCTGGTTATTAGACCTAAGCTTCTTGAAGAGGTTAAAGAAACTCGTGCTCAGGGGGATCTTTCTGAGAATTTTGAGTATCATGAGGCAAAGCGCGCTAAGAACATGAACGACAGTCGTATCCGCTACTTGGAGAAGATGCTCCGCTACGCTGAGGTTGTGGATGATACCAGTAACGATGATGAGGTTGGGATTAACAACACAGTCACCATCTATATTCCAGAGGATGACTGCGAAGAAACCTACAAGCTTGTTACTTCCATCCGTGGTAACTCTCTTAAAGGATTAATTTCCATTGAATCGCCTCTTGGATCTGCAATACGTGGCAAACATGTTGGTGACAAAGCTATAGTAAAAGTTAACGATGACTATTCTTACGAAGTTGAGATTCGCAAAATTGACAACTCAACTACCGATGAAGACGACCAGATTAAGCGATATTAA
- a CDS encoding phosphatidylserine decarboxylase, with amino-acid sequence MSALHFLYNTKPGRILLRPLLLKPVSDFSGWLLDSKISKCIINKFASSNGIELEDYILDDINCFNDFFCRRIKPELRPLDMENEHLMAPCDGLLKIYPIEDGLVMPVKQSRYSITDLLENRELAESFDGGYCLVYRLCVNHYHRYAYFESGEKSKDVIIPGFYHTVQPVALEAGPVFVQNARQYTVIDTERFGRCVQMEVGAMLVGRIVNEEPQACPVTRGSEKGHFEYGGSTIIVLVPREKVEIKSDILEASEKGEETPIKMGECVGIVK; translated from the coding sequence ATGAGCGCATTACATTTTTTATATAACACAAAACCAGGGCGAATTTTACTTCGCCCTTTATTATTAAAACCAGTATCGGATTTCTCGGGATGGCTTTTAGATTCCAAAATTTCAAAGTGTATCATCAACAAGTTTGCAAGTTCAAATGGAATAGAGCTTGAGGATTATATTTTAGATGATATTAATTGCTTCAACGATTTTTTCTGCCGAAGAATAAAGCCAGAGCTTAGACCTCTTGATATGGAAAATGAACATCTTATGGCACCTTGTGATGGACTATTAAAGATCTACCCTATTGAGGACGGGCTTGTTATGCCGGTGAAGCAGAGCAGGTATTCGATTACAGATTTGCTTGAGAACAGGGAACTGGCAGAGTCTTTTGATGGTGGATATTGCCTTGTATACAGACTTTGTGTAAACCATTATCATCGATATGCTTATTTTGAGTCGGGAGAGAAGTCTAAGGATGTGATAATCCCTGGATTTTATCATACAGTTCAGCCAGTAGCCCTCGAAGCAGGACCAGTATTTGTTCAGAATGCACGTCAATACACAGTGATTGATACTGAGAGATTTGGACGCTGCGTGCAGATGGAAGTGGGGGCTATGCTTGTTGGTCGAATTGTGAATGAAGAACCTCAGGCTTGTCCTGTAACACGTGGGTCAGAGAAGGGACATTTCGAATATGGTGGATCGACAATAATTGTTCTTGTTCCGAGAGAGAAAGTTGAGATAAAAAGCGATATACTTGAAGCGTCTGAAAAAGGTGAAGAAACTCCTATTAAGATGGGAGAATGTGTAGGAATAGTAAAATAA
- a CDS encoding CDP-alcohol phosphatidyltransferase family protein — MIGVYDYTVILTYLSTISGVVGIIVTMTGIGHPYCGTLFLMLSGLLDGFDGKVARTKKDRTEMEKEFGIQIDSLSDLICFGVLPASIGIAQLRVSGILTDLGRKAEKPDHYSMILLLISIAAFYVLAALIRLAYFNATTDERAEEAKIKGKSYFTGLPVTTAALIFPLILVVHWFTNADLTIAYFWLLFIVAIFFVSNFKVPKPNKKQFSVILAIGFIELIGTLLILFYE; from the coding sequence ATGATAGGCGTTTATGATTATACAGTTATCCTGACATATTTATCCACCATCTCGGGTGTGGTTGGTATCATTGTTACCATGACAGGTATTGGTCATCCATATTGCGGTACATTGTTCCTTATGTTATCAGGACTTTTGGATGGCTTTGATGGCAAAGTTGCCCGAACAAAGAAGGACAGAACAGAGATGGAAAAGGAATTTGGTATTCAGATTGATTCCCTATCGGATTTGATTTGCTTCGGTGTTCTTCCTGCATCTATCGGAATTGCACAGCTTAGAGTTAGTGGCATTCTTACAGATCTTGGACGTAAGGCAGAGAAGCCAGATCACTATTCAATGATTCTTTTACTTATTTCTATCGCTGCGTTCTATGTACTTGCTGCACTTATCCGTTTGGCATATTTCAATGCAACTACAGACGAGCGTGCAGAGGAGGCTAAAATCAAAGGAAAGTCGTACTTTACAGGACTTCCTGTTACAACAGCAGCTTTGATTTTCCCATTAATCTTAGTAGTACACTGGTTTACTAACGCAGATTTAACAATCGCTTATTTTTGGCTTTTATTTATTGTGGCGATTTTTTTTGTCAGCAATTTCAAAGTTCCAAAGCCAAATAAAAAGCAGTTTTCAGTTATATTGGCAATAGGATTTATTGAACTTATTGGAACATTATTGATTTTATTTTACGAATAA